The Desulfobacterales bacterium sequence CTGGATCCGTTGTGGATCTGTTTCCATGCCCGGGCCAGCCCGGTTTCCGGGGGAAGATCCAGAAGCAGGGTCATATCCGGGGTAATTTTATCGAGAACCAGCTGATGGAGCTGTTCAATCAGCTCGACGGAAAGGCCCCGTGCAAATCCCTGGTAGACCACGGTAGCGTCGGCATAGCGGTCGCATATGACCACCTTTCCATCTGCAAGGGCCGGTCTGATCAGTTCGTTGATATGCTGAACGCGATCAGCCACATACAGCAGCAACTCGGTTGCAGGGTCCATGTGGCAGCTGGCAGGGTCCAGAACGATGGAACGGATCTGTGTTCCGATCGACGTGCCCCCGGGTTCACGGGTCAGTATGCAGTCCAAACCCTTTGTCTGGAAAAAATCAACCATATGCCGGGCCTGCGTGGTTTTGCCTGATCCTTCAATGCCTTCCAATGTAATAAACATATTAATCCCGTTAACGGCCAGATGTTTCCTGATGGTTTCCCATATAAAAATGACGGCCTAAAAGTCTGTGAAACGATGTCCATGTTTCACCCGTATTTTCCTTATCCATGAACTCGCGGATGGCGTTGACCTTTGAATCGATCTCATCGACATAGTTGAGCAGCACCGCTTCGATGGTCTTGGGC is a genomic window containing:
- the tmk gene encoding dTMP kinase, with product MFITLEGIEGSGKTTQARHMVDFFQTKGLDCILTREPGGTSIGTQIRSIVLDPASCHMDPATELLLYVADRVQHINELIRPALADGKVVICDRYADATVVYQGFARGLSVELIEQLHQLVLDKITPDMTLLLDLPPETGLARAWKQIHNGSRTHQECRFEQEKLSFHQKVRDGYLKLAHRDPRRFRIIDATATENEIRQEILNEISRLPENCYR